From the genome of Leptospira andrefontaineae, one region includes:
- a CDS encoding LCP family protein, producing the protein MSPNKPIRPFNLIPLWIAAGFLFLALLFFLFRNFRRTGLDEKISAGKPIHILFHAVGNDDVYEFGFLATIFPSQERVGLFFFHPITTFEDPEDSLEQIKSKATSAVKDAVQDILGSKPNYTVKINASSFIKIVDILGGVNLYTDNRTNRISPSYVREPGLYSYSGEDAYDYVSYMDKKETLDYLDRISRQESAVLSVYETLYENKELLNSFWSEMVYSLIDSDFSKEDFYTLLKFATSHRLAFGITELPGEPALDPKTRRLFLKADPARASVAVRKFHKDVSAEIFTDGEYARTEVLNGTEVAGLAKDVRTTLADKRIKVLSVDNAWTKDIKKTIILDRSGNTAVADKISSILEKTKVYHVLRKDLGLDSTVLLGSDIEPKK; encoded by the coding sequence TTGAGTCCTAACAAACCCATTCGACCTTTTAATCTTATTCCATTATGGATCGCAGCAGGCTTTCTATTTTTGGCGTTATTATTTTTTCTATTTCGCAATTTCAGAAGAACAGGCCTGGACGAAAAGATCAGTGCGGGTAAACCGATCCATATACTTTTCCATGCTGTTGGAAATGATGATGTATATGAATTCGGATTTTTAGCCACCATCTTCCCTTCCCAAGAAAGAGTAGGCTTATTTTTCTTTCATCCGATCACTACATTCGAAGATCCGGAAGATAGTTTAGAACAAATTAAATCCAAGGCAACTTCTGCGGTAAAAGATGCCGTCCAGGACATCTTAGGTTCCAAACCGAATTATACGGTAAAGATAAACGCTTCTTCTTTTATTAAGATAGTAGATATCTTAGGTGGAGTGAATTTATACACTGATAATCGTACTAATAGAATTTCTCCTTCTTATGTACGAGAGCCCGGTTTATATTCTTATTCCGGAGAAGATGCATATGATTATGTTTCTTATATGGATAAGAAAGAAACCTTGGACTATCTGGATCGAATCAGCAGACAAGAAAGTGCGGTTTTATCCGTTTACGAAACCTTATACGAAAACAAAGAACTTCTGAATTCATTTTGGTCGGAGATGGTTTACAGTTTAATAGATTCCGATTTTTCAAAAGAGGATTTTTACACTCTTCTAAAATTTGCTACTTCTCATAGACTTGCATTCGGGATCACTGAACTTCCTGGAGAGCCTGCATTAGATCCTAAAACAAGACGTTTATTCTTAAAAGCGGATCCTGCCAGGGCTTCTGTAGCAGTCCGAAAATTTCATAAAGATGTATCTGCAGAAATTTTCACAGATGGAGAATATGCTAGAACAGAAGTATTGAACGGAACTGAGGTGGCAGGTCTTGCAAAAGATGTCAGAACTACTCTTGCGGACAAAAGGATCAAAGTCCTCTCCGTTGATAATGCCTGGACCAAAGATATTAAGAAAACGATTATTTTAGATCGTTCCGGGAATACAGCAGTGGCAGATAAAATTTCCTCCATATTAGAAAAAACAAAAGTATATCATGTATTAAGAAAGGATCTAGGACTGGACTCCACTGTTCTCTTAGGATCCGATATAGAGCCTAAAAAATAA
- the rsfS gene encoding ribosome silencing factor, translating to MSPSPKNTSENTMEILKTIHKIMQDKKCEEIAVLNLESVHSYLSFFLICTVNSAVQANAVAREIKKALKSFKLPHKETDKTGTSASSGWTLLDYGEFIVHIMTPEKREYYNLDRLWRDAERIELS from the coding sequence ATGAGTCCTTCTCCTAAAAACACTTCGGAAAACACAATGGAAATCCTGAAAACCATCCATAAGATCATGCAGGATAAAAAATGCGAAGAGATCGCGGTTTTAAACCTGGAATCGGTGCATTCATACTTAAGTTTCTTTTTGATCTGCACTGTAAACTCCGCTGTACAAGCAAATGCAGTGGCAAGAGAGATCAAAAAGGCATTAAAAAGTTTTAAATTACCTCATAAGGAAACGGATAAAACAGGAACATCCGCTTCCTCCGGTTGGACATTACTGGACTATGGCGAATTTATAGTCCATATCATGACTCCGGAAAAAAGAGAATATTATAATCTAGACAGACTT